A genomic region of Candidatus Limnocylindrales bacterium contains the following coding sequences:
- a CDS encoding ATP-binding protein, producing MKESSRTQVKIFFLLIGLLPLLSASLLFLSITKNTLKETTHRSLQILAESVAKDISQILLWGSTDIQHLAYSPLPGNASLSPPTEIPGKQGLYKFYDQLLLINPEGKVIPPTLSSDLENYADQSWFRKVKEEKVFTVVLHFLEPPQAVLIFAAPVLDSENNIRYILEGQIGLQRIWEITDKARIGHSGYTMLIDKTGRILAHPDKKIILKFLDSPEFLKKVLQNDFKITSYTLQGAEVLAASSLLTSEARDIFPDWYVVAVQSESEAFAVIKAVESWTWIMLGTGLFFVVMQALESYAKNLKRPVQDRILELEAEREKAKNQAQKLATLNDIAQMISSTLDLEEVLRLAVTTAGEILEADQGVLMLIEKGGGYIRSKYEYHQSKSQTELINIQISLELYPELKKALQTQKPVIVTDVRKDPLMHEVSHLLAKSEVRSVMVFPLILEEKILGLLVLRWHERIRVFKREDIYLGETIANQIAIALNNAQLFIEGRKQEQMKSEVISMAVHDLKTPLAAIIGFSELLMRILSKENRIQEERYLRNILYYANFLLGMIQDTLGVHKMEEGTLKLQEKIVPLLLLIRSVVGQFEVLAEQEGITLVTQIPDHLPSIWVDDQIFIRVMANVLHNGIKHTPRGGKIVLQAEKQENGEIYIKIQDTGMGIPATYLDKIFDKYVQVESRKTGSEISVGLGLYFCKLAMEAHGGRIWAESQEGKGSTFYLTIPSNRVIS from the coding sequence ATGAAAGAAAGCTCCAGAACCCAGGTCAAGATTTTCTTTTTACTGATAGGCCTGTTGCCTCTCTTGTCGGCTTCTCTTTTGTTTTTGTCTATTACAAAAAACACCCTCAAAGAGACCACCCACCGTTCTTTACAAATCCTTGCAGAAAGCGTCGCAAAGGATATCTCACAAATTCTGTTGTGGGGCTCCACCGATATCCAGCATCTTGCCTATAGCCCTCTCCCCGGAAACGCAAGCCTCTCGCCGCCAACAGAAATACCTGGTAAGCAGGGGCTCTATAAATTCTATGATCAACTCCTCTTGATTAATCCGGAAGGAAAGGTCATCCCCCCTACCCTGTCTTCTGATTTAGAAAATTATGCCGATCAGAGTTGGTTTCGTAAAGTTAAAGAAGAAAAAGTCTTTACCGTAGTCCTCCATTTTCTTGAGCCTCCACAGGCAGTGCTTATCTTTGCCGCTCCTGTGTTGGATTCAGAAAATAATATTCGCTATATTTTAGAGGGTCAGATCGGCTTACAACGCATCTGGGAAATCACAGATAAGGCCCGAATCGGGCACTCCGGTTATACCATGTTGATCGATAAAACAGGAAGGATATTGGCCCATCCGGATAAAAAGATAATCTTAAAGTTCCTGGATTCTCCGGAATTTCTTAAAAAAGTACTGCAAAATGACTTTAAGATTACCTCTTATACCCTGCAAGGAGCTGAAGTTTTAGCCGCTTCTTCTTTATTAACTTCTGAGGCACGGGATATTTTTCCCGACTGGTATGTGGTGGCCGTTCAATCGGAAAGCGAAGCTTTTGCTGTCATAAAGGCCGTTGAAAGTTGGACCTGGATTATGCTGGGTACCGGGTTATTTTTCGTGGTCATGCAGGCCCTGGAAAGTTATGCCAAAAATCTCAAACGACCGGTCCAGGATCGAATTCTAGAACTGGAAGCCGAACGAGAAAAGGCAAAAAATCAAGCCCAAAAACTGGCTACCCTCAATGATATTGCCCAGATGATTAGCTCGACCCTGGACCTGGAGGAAGTCCTCCGACTGGCCGTGACTACCGCAGGAGAAATCTTAGAAGCCGATCAAGGTGTATTGATGCTTATCGAAAAAGGGGGTGGATACATCCGCTCTAAATATGAATATCATCAAAGTAAATCTCAAACCGAACTGATCAATATTCAGATCTCTTTGGAACTTTACCCTGAACTTAAAAAAGCTCTTCAGACCCAAAAGCCTGTCATAGTTACCGATGTTCGGAAGGATCCTCTCATGCATGAAGTCAGCCATCTCTTGGCTAAATCGGAAGTTCGGTCTGTGATGGTTTTCCCTTTGATTCTTGAAGAAAAGATACTCGGACTCCTGGTCCTCCGCTGGCATGAAAGGATTCGTGTTTTTAAAAGAGAGGACATTTATCTTGGAGAAACTATTGCCAATCAAATTGCCATTGCCCTGAACAATGCCCAGTTATTTATCGAGGGACGAAAGCAAGAACAGATGAAAAGTGAGGTTATCAGCATGGCAGTCCATGACCTCAAAACGCCTCTGGCTGCTATTATAGGTTTTTCAGAACTTCTGATGCGTATCCTTTCCAAGGAAAATCGAATCCAGGAAGAAAGGTACCTTCGTAACATTCTTTATTATGCCAATTTCCTGCTGGGAATGATCCAGGATACCCTGGGAGTCCACAAAATGGAGGAAGGAACCCTTAAGTTGCAAGAGAAAATAGTACCGCTTCTTCTGTTGATTCGATCGGTCGTTGGTCAATTCGAGGTACTGGCAGAACAGGAAGGGATTACGCTGGTGACCCAGATTCCCGATCATCTCCCCTCTATATGGGTAGATGATCAAATTTTTATCCGGGTTATGGCAAATGTCCTCCATAACGGGATTAAACATACCCCTCGAGGCGGAAAAATCGTTCTTCAAGCTGAGAAGCAAGAAAACGGAGAAATTTACATAAAGATTCAGGATACCGGAATGGGAATACCGGCTACCTACCTGGATAAGATTTTCGATAAGTATGTCCAGGTGGAGAGTCGAAAAACCGGATCAGAAATCTCCGTAGGACTTGGACTTTACTTTTGTAAGCTGGCCATGGAAGCCCATGGCGGTCGCATATGGGCAGAAAGCCAAGAAGGAAAAGGGAGTACCTTTTATCTGACGATTCCATCCAACCGGGTCATTTCTTAA
- a CDS encoding prepilin-type N-terminal cleavage/methylation domain-containing protein, producing MIQIQRSLKILKSESGLSLVEMMIVVAIMGILSIILYDLNLSILTSNLFIEVKNDLSLQGQQALNPIKNRLISSRLLLVDSYVKPATPGSGTWTGLGSYYIQYLQPSSQYPPLPTIILPSGTYCPPGCPSNSDYQNVIVRSESRMVTGQTLPQAITQLVPLNGQAAFGLSATSIGNSILFIETMPARQVRHTFGGVSTDYLIDAYRLNYYYLSQNNSNSVAGKNYYIDLIQWESQEFADYGQFLQIATYIKQQNTSDTPVDIINQLKNPTTSPFPAERGRPPLRYAWDVGKAGTINISNIAGSILGNFYCLDATAPSCTGGYITTFDPTNNNTSDDFPLTLVSSTFRIPSNQVKSLLPGLYAGASQGRSYYTIAFNNDANSNLNSAGLIPQNIPQLVPLRFNPYDTSGYATEVGASTSKFMGGFEIGVVSQTVGYQVNLRLVLMGDTGGILRRMISNETVVLAAPRG from the coding sequence ATGATCCAAATTCAGAGAAGTTTAAAAATCTTGAAGTCGGAATCCGGTCTCTCACTGGTTGAGATGATGATCGTGGTGGCTATTATGGGTATCCTGAGCATTATCCTCTACGATCTTAACCTGAGCATTCTAACCTCCAACCTTTTTATTGAGGTTAAAAATGACCTGTCGTTACAAGGTCAGCAGGCCCTTAATCCAATTAAAAACCGGTTGATTTCCTCACGCCTTTTACTCGTCGATAGCTACGTGAAACCTGCCACTCCTGGTTCTGGGACCTGGACCGGACTAGGAAGTTATTATATCCAGTACCTGCAACCTTCTTCCCAATATCCTCCCCTTCCAACCATTATTCTCCCCAGTGGGACTTACTGTCCACCAGGATGTCCCAGTAATAGCGATTATCAGAATGTCATTGTCCGGAGCGAGAGCCGAATGGTAACAGGTCAAACCCTCCCTCAGGCAATCACTCAACTGGTGCCCTTGAACGGTCAGGCAGCTTTCGGTCTCAGCGCAACCAGTATAGGAAATTCCATTCTGTTTATAGAAACAATGCCTGCCCGACAGGTTCGCCATACTTTTGGAGGGGTTTCTACGGATTATTTAATAGACGCTTATCGCCTCAACTACTACTACCTCAGTCAGAATAACAGCAATTCCGTAGCCGGAAAGAACTATTATATAGACCTCATTCAGTGGGAGAGCCAGGAATTCGCAGATTATGGTCAGTTTCTTCAAATCGCAACTTATATCAAACAGCAAAATACCTCAGATACTCCGGTTGATATCATCAATCAGCTCAAAAACCCAACCACTTCTCCTTTCCCGGCCGAAAGGGGAAGACCTCCGCTTAGGTATGCCTGGGATGTAGGTAAAGCAGGGACGATTAATATTTCCAATATAGCCGGTTCTATCCTGGGAAACTTTTACTGCCTGGATGCCACGGCCCCTTCCTGTACAGGGGGTTATATTACCACCTTTGACCCGACCAATAACAATACCAGCGATGATTTTCCCTTGACATTGGTGAGTTCAACCTTTAGGATTCCTTCAAATCAGGTTAAGAGCCTTTTGCCGGGATTATACGCAGGAGCCTCACAGGGGCGGAGCTATTATACCATTGCCTTTAATAATGATGCCAACAGTAATCTTAACTCAGCCGGATTAATCCCTCAAAATATTCCTCAGTTAGTCCCTCTGCGTTTCAACCCCTATGATACCAGCGGTTACGCTACGGAAGTGGGGGCTTCTACTTCCAAATTTATGGGTGGATTTGAAATCGGCGTTGTTTCTCAAACCGTCGGCTATCAGGTTAACCTGAGATTGGTTCTCATGGGGGATACAGGAGGTATTCTTCGACGGATGATTTCCAATGAAACGGTGGTTCTGGCCGCACCCAGAGGCTAA
- a CDS encoding prepilin-type N-terminal cleavage/methylation domain-containing protein — protein MTYKSGSPLDKNRNILRSVSGITLVEILVVVALMGILSLILYDLNISILTSNLFIEVKNDLSSQGQQALNQIKNRLISSRLLLTDKYNKSTNTWTGIGSYYISLLQLSTPYPPLPTITPLNLNPSGDYCNVIPRIESRTISNQTRLITSLIPFDPNQPDTGLSATSIGNSILFAETLSPRRIRHVAVNNTVENFLVDTYRLNFYYLYQKNGIEIASRNYSIGLIQWESEPFADYAQLRQIIAYLIQQGAGTANTLTDMLDQLKNPSISPFQEEKGKPPLSYAWDVTNATLLDTTNPSTIAASIRENFYHLIYNTTFTPTNNTSKALTSVGSDFIIPQRQVVNLLPGLETGATQGRTPYSIAFNNNSSGGLSNPIPKNIPHLVPIRFNPYDTTSSFPHPKFMGGFEVGIIPNTTVGYQVNLRLVLMADSTILRRMSSQETIVLVATRN, from the coding sequence ATGACCTACAAATCAGGATCACCCCTTGATAAAAACCGGAACATACTGAGATCCGTATCCGGGATAACGCTGGTTGAAATCCTGGTGGTTGTTGCCCTTATGGGGATTCTTAGCCTCATTCTGTATGATCTTAACATCAGTATCTTGACCTCTAACCTTTTCATTGAAGTCAAAAATGACTTATCCAGCCAGGGTCAGCAGGCCCTTAACCAGATAAAAAATCGATTGATCTCCTCGCGACTCCTGCTGACCGATAAATATAATAAAAGTACCAATACCTGGACCGGGATAGGAAGCTATTATATTAGCCTGCTACAACTCTCCACCCCCTATCCACCCCTCCCTACTATTACCCCCCTCAATCTCAATCCGAGTGGGGATTATTGTAATGTTATTCCCCGAATCGAAAGCCGGACGATTAGTAATCAAACCCGATTGATCACCTCGTTAATACCTTTCGATCCTAACCAACCAGACACCGGGTTAAGTGCAACTAGTATAGGAAATTCCATTTTGTTTGCAGAAACCCTATCCCCTCGTAGAATTCGGCATGTTGCTGTGAACAACACCGTTGAAAATTTTCTCGTAGATACCTACCGCCTCAATTTTTATTACCTTTATCAGAAAAATGGAATTGAGATAGCCAGCAGAAATTACTCTATTGGCTTAATCCAGTGGGAAAGTGAGCCGTTTGCCGATTATGCTCAACTCCGTCAGATCATCGCCTATCTCATCCAACAAGGTGCAGGAACCGCCAATACCCTAACCGATATGTTAGATCAATTAAAAAATCCTTCTATCTCTCCTTTCCAGGAAGAGAAAGGAAAACCCCCTTTAAGCTATGCCTGGGATGTAACCAATGCCACCCTCCTTGATACAACCAACCCTTCCACCATCGCCGCTTCTATCCGCGAAAACTTTTACCATCTGATCTATAACACCACCTTTACACCCACCAATAATACTTCCAAGGCCTTGACATCGGTTGGATCAGACTTTATCATTCCCCAACGGCAGGTTGTGAACCTTCTACCCGGCTTAGAAACAGGAGCTACCCAGGGACGGACTCCTTACTCGATTGCTTTCAATAATAACTCCAGTGGAGGTCTCTCAAACCCTATACCCAAAAATATCCCTCATCTGGTTCCAATCCGTTTCAATCCCTATGATACGACCAGTAGCTTTCCTCACCCCAAATTTATGGGCGGCTTCGAGGTCGGTATTATTCCCAACACGACGGTGGGATATCAGGTCAATTTAAGGTTGGTTCTGATGGCCGATTCTACCATTCTCCGTCGTATGTCTTCTCAAGAAACCATCGTTTTAGTTGCAACAAGAAACTAA
- a CDS encoding sigma-54 dependent transcriptional regulator, giving the protein MYSVLIVDDDAALRLILSDFLSQEDYKILLAKDGREALDLMKKQQVDILLLDINMPGMTGMEVLEKVKELGENPLVIMLSALQEVKLAVKAVKLGAYDYLSKPVNLEELKLVIEKGLQHRQLERKAEHLEQKIQESWSTEGLLGTSPAMKRVFQFIDKVARTDTTVLIQGESGTGKELVAYAIHQRSLRKDKPFITIDCGAIPEELVESELFGHEKGAFTGALQKKEGKFELAKGGTLFLDEIGNLPLPGQAKLLRALEQKQITRVGGISMIPVDVRIIAATNVVLSQATREGKFREDLFYRLNVFILELPPLRERKEDIPLLVENFLHRFAQQQRKNIREISPEAMGLLLNYHWPGNVRELRNVLERAIILAEDSIRPEHLPNFPGSIPSPSLSSLSTLPFSEAKDKVLSDLEKEYILQALVKSGGNKAKAARALNINYRTLYEKMKKYGINV; this is encoded by the coding sequence ATGTATTCCGTTTTGATTGTCGATGATGATGCAGCCCTACGGCTGATTTTATCTGATTTTCTCTCTCAAGAAGATTACAAGATCTTGCTGGCGAAGGACGGTAGGGAAGCCCTGGATCTCATGAAAAAGCAACAGGTGGATATTCTGCTGCTGGATATCAATATGCCCGGGATGACGGGTATGGAAGTTCTGGAGAAAGTTAAAGAACTGGGAGAAAATCCTTTGGTTATTATGTTATCAGCCCTTCAAGAAGTTAAGTTAGCCGTAAAGGCGGTGAAACTGGGTGCTTATGACTATCTATCTAAGCCTGTCAATTTGGAGGAACTTAAGCTTGTTATAGAAAAAGGTCTTCAACATAGACAGTTGGAAAGAAAAGCAGAACATCTAGAACAGAAGATCCAGGAATCCTGGAGCACAGAAGGACTCCTTGGAACCAGCCCTGCCATGAAAAGGGTTTTCCAGTTTATAGACAAGGTTGCAAGAACCGATACCACAGTTCTTATTCAAGGAGAGAGCGGGACCGGTAAGGAGCTGGTTGCGTACGCCATTCATCAACGCAGCTTGAGAAAAGACAAGCCTTTTATAACCATTGATTGCGGTGCTATTCCAGAAGAGTTGGTGGAAAGCGAATTATTTGGACATGAAAAGGGGGCCTTTACAGGGGCCCTTCAAAAGAAGGAAGGAAAATTCGAACTGGCCAAGGGTGGAACCCTGTTTTTGGATGAAATAGGAAACCTACCCCTTCCAGGACAGGCTAAGCTCCTCCGGGCATTGGAACAAAAACAAATAACCCGAGTGGGTGGTATCTCAATGATACCCGTGGATGTGCGGATTATAGCGGCTACCAATGTTGTACTGAGCCAGGCAACCCGGGAGGGAAAATTTCGGGAAGATTTATTTTATCGACTGAATGTTTTTATTTTAGAACTTCCTCCCCTACGAGAGAGAAAAGAGGATATTCCTTTGCTGGTAGAGAATTTTCTCCATCGCTTTGCCCAACAGCAAAGAAAGAATATTCGAGAAATTTCCCCGGAGGCCATGGGGTTACTTCTAAATTACCACTGGCCCGGCAACGTCCGGGAACTGCGCAATGTACTGGAGCGGGCCATTATCCTGGCAGAAGATTCCATAAGACCTGAACACCTGCCCAACTTTCCCGGATCAATCCCTTCCCCTTCCCTGTCTTCCCTCTCAACTCTGCCTTTTTCCGAGGCCAAGGATAAAGTTCTCTCAGATCTGGAAAAGGAATACATTCTGCAGGCCTTAGTGAAAAGTGGTGGAAATAAAGCCAAGGCTGCCCGTGCCCTCAATATCAATTACAGAACGCTTTACGAAAAAATGAAGAAGTATGGTATCAACGTTTAA
- a CDS encoding prepilin-type N-terminal cleavage/methylation domain-containing protein — protein MFRLNKKLIGLSRESGLSLIELVVAVAILGVLVIGAITYHTAAYKSTTLNQDRAFCIQKSIQLINELRERTAGTDTAASLAPYDQVIEDANGNILNSFYSPVLSLQLEQNLAVAPNAPADPLSGNINTGNGWKFQRQIDVRRFDYTQPISSEEPMMVTVRCFYTDASNPSQGGLPLAETTSVMRKLGNSLPTSQTFDLYVLAVDTVPGWWVSLGNLRPIINTAVNQLQASNPGLNYRMHYITRAAFGRDKSYAPFLNTPASYDPTVNYPAVLTNPYSPIEPAYYYPGLLQTTTGSPEFEYYRAAFLNQGKINPGRVINISGVGNVGIPNSNVTGYTGGNVPLANVAGIVRAGLLYDPQDPPNTLGANLDDDHYLVVRYALADYFNHAVRYPEELTEYCMRKYGNLPQRNPNKNNIWDCLPADTSSAAPFTLPTGMTYTDFVQRYTEPTMEPSLRILLEQLYQDPASYQNILILNAHGEMLPIPPMRNYSDPAKNPNPGGTNTNPTVSGFPGVRVVTHPEQLEYQNGNNVVLRVYSYVTPETMASTLVGCNNAIPQYGPTAILDKDCDPTTANTANKDDEVPIVVRISGVNFSGYNITSGTGVTGTGNIEVRRIRGNPGAGYSGWGNAPTSEAAEGAGSMWYEAFHCCPLNSGSDLIVLLYNSPLRHDLATSPGASPPYTASVGATDTGLPSARRLYGMEYIPAFTGNPANLSANPNYDLSSVSSSNYKNTARWTITLLNTGGVLDNQQLTIETRIAPRRVTGEADSTYITRTLYLGYDPANPYSYIPDLPAGAVVGSAGLYMSGGTYDFVTANNVPSDISRTYTWLANINCTSGTTGCNIPTSTGRAGQTGMEGLDFPVNGFRAPFTERFQFMGDPRHSPYWDVKADHRYNWYFVDDANMPGAPYNTAPYNTAAGRNSPLNSNGFAGFTSNADDGWSNGSGGTSNPGRLPFDYPRFAEVYRMGILKSRSIFNSITGWGFYYTDPGSAIGGDTPWLVSYNMVWTDAIRVPLNPFRNRNNVAPAAAKEGNNDYNTGSNFIDLDEIAGSHGNWAANGPYGRTRVLTQWAGVGNWYAKPWLGEIYPDITNNTNYYAAANIGWKTRGNLPTSIFNQDTEEVAYLGYNATRSNESNGAPSFFNGVTLYNHTNILTTTNQTAIGVAMTSAIKSTINFSINAQRPFQIHDTSSTPPENGVAPYNTSNLRTTVSLFAPFYCTGGTPPNPPTPGVPSTCGGSNPPSNTRMGSALLQVRQDPDFNPAGASTGSSLDANTNVPNSNDLFGYFVMNGLQPAGVSNPETLLTTVNLSTLTYGFMLTGQSTHPVTGAALPLNPATGTPWNSIRQLPRVEVVGPDPGNQAALTSPSSLTIQWNITWRRWDGLPYTPGYQTNFAEKTPLYYVLMYSDGGPWRYVIGDNDLVPTPPDDWTSRAALPVQDGGKYTTAMGPNKIHFICEGANTPDCPGNFATMNTTALQRQYTWNISGLNLNLGGSNNPPGQTYTIRVVVHRKNIYNHFAYHDLQFVLRP, from the coding sequence ATGTTTCGTTTAAATAAAAAATTAATTGGATTATCCCGAGAATCCGGTCTCAGCTTGATAGAATTGGTGGTAGCTGTGGCCATTCTGGGCGTCCTGGTAATCGGAGCCATCACTTATCACACCGCAGCTTATAAATCTACTACCTTGAATCAAGACCGTGCCTTTTGTATTCAGAAATCTATTCAACTCATCAATGAACTTAGGGAGAGAACGGCAGGGACCGATACCGCGGCTTCATTAGCCCCTTATGATCAGGTTATCGAAGATGCCAACGGGAATATCCTCAACAGCTTTTATTCTCCTGTTCTTAGTCTTCAACTCGAACAAAATCTGGCCGTAGCTCCCAATGCCCCGGCCGATCCTTTAAGTGGTAATATAAATACAGGAAATGGTTGGAAATTCCAAAGACAGATCGATGTGAGAAGGTTTGATTATACCCAACCTATCTCTTCAGAAGAACCGATGATGGTGACCGTCAGATGCTTTTATACCGATGCTTCCAATCCCTCTCAGGGAGGACTTCCTTTAGCCGAGACGACCAGTGTTATGCGAAAACTGGGTAATAGTCTTCCGACCAGTCAGACCTTCGATCTGTATGTTCTTGCTGTGGATACAGTTCCCGGCTGGTGGGTCAGTTTAGGAAATCTCCGGCCGATCATTAACACAGCCGTTAACCAGCTACAGGCCAGTAACCCGGGTCTCAATTACCGAATGCATTATATTACCCGAGCTGCTTTCGGTCGGGATAAAAGTTATGCCCCCTTCCTGAATACTCCGGCCAGTTACGACCCGACGGTTAACTATCCGGCAGTTCTTACCAACCCTTATTCTCCCATCGAACCAGCCTATTATTATCCAGGCCTTCTCCAGACCACTACGGGGAGTCCTGAGTTTGAGTATTACAGAGCTGCTTTTTTGAACCAGGGTAAAATTAATCCAGGTCGGGTCATCAATATCAGTGGTGTGGGTAATGTGGGCATCCCCAACAGTAACGTGACCGGGTATACAGGTGGGAACGTCCCCCTGGCCAATGTGGCAGGTATTGTAAGAGCCGGATTACTTTATGATCCCCAGGATCCACCTAATACCTTGGGAGCCAATCTGGATGACGACCATTATTTAGTCGTGCGTTATGCGCTGGCCGACTATTTTAACCATGCCGTGCGTTATCCCGAGGAATTAACCGAGTACTGCATGCGCAAATACGGCAACTTACCTCAACGAAATCCGAATAAAAATAATATTTGGGATTGTCTTCCTGCCGACACCAGCTCTGCAGCTCCTTTTACCCTCCCTACCGGAATGACCTACACAGACTTTGTTCAACGTTATACCGAACCTACCATGGAACCCAGCCTCAGAATCCTGCTGGAGCAGCTTTATCAGGATCCGGCCTCCTATCAGAATATCTTGATCCTCAACGCCCATGGGGAGATGCTTCCGATACCTCCCATGCGGAATTATTCAGATCCGGCTAAAAACCCAAACCCCGGTGGTACCAATACCAACCCCACGGTGAGTGGTTTCCCCGGCGTTCGCGTGGTTACCCATCCGGAACAATTAGAGTATCAAAATGGAAACAATGTCGTACTGCGGGTTTATTCCTATGTTACTCCTGAAACGATGGCCAGTACCCTGGTGGGTTGTAACAACGCCATCCCTCAGTATGGACCAACGGCTATTTTAGATAAGGATTGTGACCCCACCACAGCCAACACAGCCAACAAAGATGATGAAGTCCCCATTGTCGTAAGGATTTCGGGAGTCAATTTCAGTGGTTACAATATTACTTCGGGTACGGGGGTTACCGGTACCGGTAATATCGAGGTTCGCAGGATTCGAGGAAATCCAGGAGCAGGCTATTCCGGCTGGGGTAACGCTCCCACTTCAGAGGCAGCCGAAGGAGCCGGGAGTATGTGGTATGAGGCTTTCCATTGCTGTCCGCTTAACAGTGGTTCCGATCTCATCGTTCTGCTCTATAATAGTCCTCTGCGTCATGATCTGGCTACATCCCCCGGGGCATCCCCTCCTTATACAGCATCCGTCGGGGCTACCGACACAGGGCTTCCATCGGCAAGACGTCTGTATGGAATGGAATATATTCCTGCCTTTACAGGAAATCCGGCTAATCTGAGTGCCAATCCTAATTACGATCTCTCGTCGGTTAGTTCCTCAAATTACAAAAATACCGCCCGATGGACTATTACCTTGCTGAATACGGGAGGCGTTCTGGATAATCAGCAGTTAACCATTGAAACCCGCATTGCACCCCGCCGGGTTACCGGTGAGGCCGACAGTACCTATATCACACGAACCCTCTATTTAGGCTATGACCCGGCCAATCCCTATTCCTATATTCCCGATCTTCCTGCAGGGGCTGTAGTAGGAAGCGCAGGACTTTATATGTCGGGTGGGACGTATGACTTTGTAACGGCCAACAATGTTCCCAGTGATATTTCAAGGACTTACACCTGGCTTGCTAACATCAACTGCACGTCCGGAACCACGGGGTGTAACATACCTACAAGTACCGGTAGAGCCGGCCAAACGGGTATGGAGGGTCTAGATTTCCCGGTTAACGGTTTTCGAGCTCCCTTCACCGAAAGGTTTCAGTTTATGGGAGACCCACGTCATAGCCCCTATTGGGATGTTAAAGCCGACCATCGCTACAACTGGTATTTTGTGGATGATGCCAATATGCCCGGGGCTCCTTACAATACGGCGCCCTACAATACCGCTGCGGGACGCAATAGTCCTCTTAACAGTAATGGCTTTGCTGGTTTTACATCCAATGCCGATGATGGGTGGTCCAACGGTTCTGGAGGGACCAGCAATCCCGGCAGACTCCCCTTTGATTATCCCAGATTCGCCGAGGTCTATCGTATGGGAATTCTCAAGAGTCGATCTATCTTCAACAGCATTACCGGTTGGGGTTTCTACTATACGGATCCTGGAAGTGCCATAGGTGGCGATACCCCCTGGCTGGTTTCCTATAACATGGTATGGACAGACGCTATACGTGTACCTCTGAATCCTTTCAGAAATCGAAATAATGTTGCTCCGGCCGCAGCGAAGGAGGGAAATAATGACTATAACACAGGAAGTAACTTCATTGATCTGGATGAAATAGCCGGTAGTCACGGTAATTGGGCGGCCAATGGTCCCTACGGTCGTACCCGGGTATTGACCCAATGGGCTGGAGTAGGCAACTGGTATGCCAAACCCTGGTTGGGAGAAATCTATCCGGATATTACCAATAATACCAATTATTATGCTGCAGCTAACATAGGGTGGAAAACCCGAGGAAATCTCCCGACCAGCATCTTCAATCAAGATACGGAAGAAGTGGCCTACTTGGGATATAATGCCACCCGAAGTAACGAAAGTAATGGAGCACCCAGTTTCTTCAACGGAGTTACTCTGTATAATCATACTAACATTTTAACCACGACCAATCAGACTGCTATAGGGGTTGCCATGACCAGTGCTATCAAGTCTACGATAAACTTCTCGATCAATGCCCAGCGACCCTTTCAAATTCATGATACCTCTTCGACCCCTCCTGAGAACGGTGTAGCCCCTTATAATACCAGTAACTTGCGGACCACCGTATCCCTTTTTGCCCCGTTTTATTGTACCGGGGGAACTCCTCCTAACCCCCCCACACCCGGGGTACCCTCTACCTGCGGCGGCAGTAATCCCCCTTCAAATACCCGAATGGGGAGTGCCTTGCTCCAGGTCCGGCAAGATCCTGATTTTAACCCGGCCGGAGCCAGTACCGGTTCCTCCTTAGATGCCAATACCAATGTCCCGAACAGTAACGACCTCTTCGGATACTTTGTGATGAATGGGCTTCAGCCGGCCGGAGTTTCTAATCCCGAAACCCTCTTAACCACAGTTAATCTGAGTACCTTAACCTACGGGTTTATGCTGACCGGTCAGTCCACCCATCCGGTTACCGGGGCTGCCCTTCCTCTCAACCCGGCGACCGGAACCCCCTGGAATAGTATTCGCCAGCTCCCTCGGGTTGAAGTAGTCGGCCCGGATCCAGGTAATCAGGCCGCTTTGACCAGTCCTTCCTCATTGACCATCCAGTGGAATATCACCTGGCGGCGATGGGATGGTTTACCCTATACTCCGGGCTATCAAACCAACTTCGCTGAAAAGACTCCCCTTTACTATGTCTTGATGTATTCCGATGGGGGTCCCTGGCGTTATGTCATTGGAGATAATGACCTGGTTCCAACTCCTCCCGATGATTGGACAAGTCGTGCAGCTCTGCCTGTACAGGATGGAGGTAAGTATACCACCGCTATGGGCCCCAATAAAATCCACTTCATTTGTGAAGGAGCCAATACACCGGATTGCCCAGGAAACTTTGCGACCATGAATACAACAGCACTCCAGAGACAATATACCTGGAATATCTCCGGGCTTAATCTCAATCTGGGTGGATCCAATAACCCCCCCGGGCAAACCTATACCATTCGGGTCGTGGTTCATCGTAAGAATATTTATAACCACTTTGCTTACCATGATCTGCAATTTGTGCTTCGACCTTAA